One Glutamicibacter halophytocola DNA segment encodes these proteins:
- a CDS encoding FUSC family protein: MAIGSTPKRMPAKVTGFLAARNRSGLLRARNSLPRILRMTLGAIGAFWIAESIWGHTQPIFAATSALISLGFGASTTVRKTAEVALGCTLGVALGDTLMHWFGQGIWQAALVMSLSLVVARYLDSGTIFSTQLGMQSALVVLLPISVDGPFARSIDALTGSLLALLVIVFWPTDPRRTPVAALSELFKELSEAILECSWAIRDDDRRSAFHALIKARGTQKHLDQLPGAFSVSKEIATISPAGRRHRHELNRLSERFNHYDWTARNLRVFARRLASVLSNGALTPQGAQALAPLLREVSEAANSLSHSVREQTVAGQRKYEKAAVLQLENAAAQLDPQALGVEGLQGEGLVLLLRPMIVDLLEAAGRNHDEAIEALPKLS; this comes from the coding sequence ATGGCTATTGGGAGCACGCCGAAGCGGATGCCGGCAAAGGTTACCGGCTTCCTCGCCGCGCGAAACCGCTCGGGGCTGCTGCGCGCGCGCAATTCGCTGCCGAGAATCCTGCGCATGACCCTGGGCGCCATAGGCGCTTTCTGGATTGCAGAGAGCATCTGGGGACACACGCAGCCCATTTTTGCCGCCACCAGCGCCCTGATCTCCCTGGGTTTCGGCGCCTCCACCACGGTGCGCAAAACCGCCGAAGTAGCCCTTGGGTGCACCCTCGGCGTGGCCCTGGGCGATACCTTGATGCACTGGTTCGGCCAGGGAATCTGGCAGGCAGCCCTGGTGATGTCGCTGAGCCTGGTTGTCGCCCGCTACCTGGATTCGGGCACCATCTTCTCCACCCAGCTGGGCATGCAATCGGCACTGGTGGTGCTGCTGCCGATCAGCGTCGACGGCCCTTTTGCCAGATCCATCGACGCACTGACCGGGTCCCTGCTGGCCCTGCTGGTCATCGTCTTCTGGCCCACCGACCCGCGCCGCACCCCGGTCGCGGCGCTCAGCGAGCTGTTCAAGGAACTCTCCGAAGCGATCCTCGAATGCTCGTGGGCGATCCGCGACGATGACCGTCGCTCGGCCTTCCATGCGCTGATCAAGGCCCGGGGAACCCAGAAGCATCTCGATCAGCTGCCCGGCGCCTTCAGCGTGTCCAAGGAGATCGCGACCATTTCCCCCGCCGGCCGCCGGCACCGCCACGAACTGAACCGGCTCTCCGAACGCTTCAACCATTACGACTGGACCGCCCGCAACTTGCGCGTTTTTGCCCGCCGGCTGGCTTCGGTGCTCAGCAACGGGGCCTTGACCCCGCAGGGCGCCCAAGCCCTGGCACCGCTGCTGCGCGAAGTCTCGGAGGCGGCGAACTCGTTGTCCCACTCGGTGCGCGAGCAAACCGTTGCCGGGCAGCGGAAATATGAAAAGGCCGCCGTGCTGCAGCTTGAAAATGCCGCGGCGCAGCTTGATCCGCAAGCCTTGGGAGTTGAAGGCTTGCAGGGTGAAGGGCTGGTGCTGCTGCTGCGCCCGATGATCGTGGATCTCCTGGAAGCGGCCGGGCGCAACCATGATGAGGCCATCGAAGCCCTGCCCAAGCTGTCTTGA